The Arachis hypogaea cultivar Tifrunner chromosome 14, arahy.Tifrunner.gnm2.J5K5, whole genome shotgun sequence genome has a segment encoding these proteins:
- the LOC140178602 gene encoding uncharacterized protein, with product MPFGLKNAGVTYQRLMNKVFANHIGKMMEVYVDDMLVKTQREETLLSDLTEVFNTMRKHWIRLNPAKYTFAVEAALLAGLKLARQVRDQKLTIFSDSQVVTSQIEGSYQTEDHTMKKYLDKTREQLRQIRGCKVRHIPREQNGRADALSKLASTKPGGNNRNLIQETLQNPSISEEKKILTISGQNQGWMTPIVNYLKFETFPTDKKEAKRLVREAQYYTIVDDILYKREISTPLLKCVPTSATRDVLEEVHGGMCGNHFRAKALAKKVL from the exons atGCCTTTCGGACTCAAGAACGCAGGGGTTACATATcaaagactgatgaacaaagtATTCGCCAATCATATCGGCAAGATgatggaggtttatgtagacgacatgctggtcAAGACACAAAGGGAGGAAACGTTATTATCCGACCTCACTGAAGTGTTCAACACCATGAGAAAGCATTGGATAAGACTTAACCCTGCTAAGtacacctttgcagtagaagctg CCCTattggctggtttgaagctggctaggcaGGTAAGAGATCAGAAGCTTACCATTTTTAGCGATTCACAGGTAGTCACTTcccaaatagaagggagctaccagACCGAAGACCACACCATGAAGAAATACCTAGATAAAACTAGAGAACAGCTCAGACAAATTAGGGGATGTAAggtccgacatatacctcgggaacaaaatggCCGAGCTGATGCCCTTTCAAAAttggccagcaccaaaccagggggcaataatagaaacCTCATCCAGGAAACACTGCAAAACCCATCAATCTCAGAGGAAAAGAAGAtcctaaccatatcaggtcagaaccaagggtggatgactcccatagtTAACTATCTCAAGTTTGAAACATTCCCCACAGATAAAAAGGAGGCGAAAAGGCTAGTACgggaagcacagtactacactatagtGGATGACATTCTATATAAGAGAGAgatctcaacacccctcctaaaatgtgtTCCAACCTCTGCTACAAGGGACGTCCTGgaggaagtccacggaggcatgtgtggtaACCACTTTAGGGCAAAAGCTCTTGCCAAAAAGGTACTCTGA